The genomic segment GCGGAAGCAGGGCGGGCAGGTATTTACGGGCGTTCATGTGGGAATCCTTACGAGCAGGTCTCGGTCGGTTGAGGATCGGCGTTTGCGCTCAGCCGGTCAAGGCTTCGCGCGACATAGGCCTGGGTTTCGGCATAGGGCGGGACGCCGCCGTGGCGGTTCACCGCACCGGCCCCGGCATTATAGGCGGCCAGCGCCAGATCGATGCGGCCGTCGAAGCGGTCGAGCTGACGGCGCAGATAGGCCGCCCCGCCGAAGATATTGGCCGCCGGATCGAACGGATCGACGCCCAGTTCGGCGGCGGTGGCCGGCATGAGCTGCATCAGGCCGATAGCCCCGCGCGGCGAGACGGCGCGGGGGTTGAAGCCGGACTCCTGACGGATGACGGCGGTGAGAAAGTCAGCGCTCAGGTCGTAGCGTTCGGCGG from the Asticcacaulis sp. AND118 genome contains:
- a CDS encoding lytic transglycosylase domain-containing protein, with protein sequence MRAGLTAAGTMAAALCVALAAAAPTAAQVMEIGDDGDYRTVCASMPPAPVRTAANLPYRAQIEAAAERYDLSADFLTAVIRQESGFNPRAVSPRGAIGLMQLMPATAAELGVDPFDPAANIFGGAAYLRRQLDRFDGRIDLALAAYNAGAGAVNRHGGVPPYAETQAYVARSLDRLSANADPQPTETCS